The Oryzias melastigma strain HK-1 linkage group LG13, ASM292280v2, whole genome shotgun sequence genome window below encodes:
- the slc6a4a gene encoding solute carrier family 6 member 4a has translation MESKDTMMTSILTTDKQEYEEGKGSRKEETPQEDANLPLVDGVADRGPKTSGTGQQVSNGFTTSTPQSPREAAGTAVGAPGMPPAPGGGPGASAPFGGLRTLVVQQTSLDRPRETWSKKMDFLLSVIGYAVDLGNVWRFPYICYQNGGGAFLLPYLLMAVFGGVPLFYMELALGQFHRSGCISIWKHICPIFKGIGFAICIIALYIAFYYNTIMAWALYYLLSSFRPTLPWTTCTNSWNTVNCNRYLSSDQNVTWSNSSTSPAEEFYTRQVLQVHLSSGLHQLGSVSWQLALCLLFIFTIVYFSIWKGVKTSGKVVWVTATFPYLVLLILLIRGATLPGAWRGVVFYLKPDWEKLLSTTVWIDAAAQIFFSLGPGFGVLLAFASYNPFHNNCYKDALVTSSVNCLTSFLSGFVIFTVLGYMAEMRHQNVDDVAKDAGPSLLFIIYAEAIANMPAATFFAIIFFLMIIMLGLDSTFAGLEGVITAMLDEFPRLLAHRREWFVFGLVCVCYLGALSTLTYGGAFVVKLFEEYATGPAVITVVLLEVIAVSWFYGTSRFCNDVQLMLGFYPGCFWRVCWVAICPCFLLFIIISFLAFPPEVKLFHYKYPPWTTVLGYCIGVSSFICVPSYMVYHLLNAKGTFKQRLLKSITPEPSSENHRDYIVTNAI, from the exons ATGGAGTCTAAAGACACCATGATGACGAGCATTCTTACCACGGACAAACAGGAGTACGAGGAGGGCAAAGGGAGCAGGAAGGAGGAGACGCCTCAGGAAGACGCTAACCTGCCGTTAGTCGATGGCGTCGCTGACAGAGGACCCAAGACCTCCGGCACGGGTCAACAGGTGTCCAACGGCTTCACAACGTCCACCCCTCAGAGTCCTAGAGAGGCAGCGGGCACTGCGGTGGGGGCCCCGGGGATGCCCCCTGCCCCCGGAGGGGGCCCTGGGGCCTCGGCGCCCTTCGGAGGCCTAAGAACTCTGGTGGTCCAGCAGACCAGCCTGGACAGGCCCAGAGAGACTTGGAGCAAGAAGATGGACTTCCTGCTGTCGGTGATCGGCTACGCCGTGGACCTGGGCAACGTCTGGCGCTTCCCGTACATCTGCTACCAAAATGGAGGAG GTGCTTTTCTGCTCCCCTACCTGTTGATGGCGGTGTTCGGAGGTGTGCCGCTCTTCTACATGGAGCTGGCTCTGGGGCAGTTCCACCGCAGCGGTTGCATCTCCATCTGGAAGCACATCTGTCCCATCTTCAAAG GAATTGGCTTTGCCATCTGCATCATAGCTCTCTACATTGCCTTCTATTACAACACCATCATGGCGTGGGCCCTCTACTACCTGCTGTCGTCTTTTCGGCCCACCCTGCCGTGGACCACCTGCACCAACAGCTGGAACACGGTCAACTGCAACCGCTACCTGTCCTCCGACCAGAACGTCACTTGGTCCAACTCGTCCACGTCTCCCGCCGAGGAGTTCTATAC TCGCCAGGTGTTGCAGGTCCACCTCTCTTCGGGTCTGCACCAGCTGGGCTCTGTCAGCTGGCAACTGGCCCTCTgtctgctcttcatcttcaccATCGTTTATTTCAGCATCTGGAAAGGGGTCAAGACGTCAGGAAAG GTGGTATGGGTCACGGCCACATTCCCCTATCTGGTTCTGCTGATCTTGCTGATTCGAGGGGCTACTCTACCCGGGGCCTGGAGAGGTGTCGTCTTCTATCTCAAACCAGACTGGGAGAAACTGCTCAGCACCACG GTGTGGATCGACGCAGCCGCTCAGATCTTCTTCTCCCTGGGTCCGGGCTTCGGCGTGCTTCTCGCCTTCGCCAGCTACAACCCGTTTCACAACAACTGCTACAA GGACGCGTTGGTCACCAGCTCGGTGAACTGTCTGACCAGCTTCCTGTCGGGCTTCGTCATCTTCACAGTGCTGGGATACATGGCCGAAATGCGGCATCAGAACGTGGATGATGTGGCCAAGGATGCAG GCCCCAGTCTGCTGTTCATCATTTATGCAGAAGCCATTGCAAACATGCCTGCCGCCACGTTCTTCGCCATCATCTTCTTCCTCATGATCATAATGTTGGGTCTGGACAGCACG TTTGCAGGTTTGGAAGGGGTGATCACGGCGATGCTGGACGAGTTCCCGCGTCTCCTCGCTCACAGGCGAGAGTGGTTTGTCTTTGGTCTTGTGTGCGTCTGCTACCTGGGAGCCCTGTCCACACTCACATAT GGAGGAGCGTTTGTGGTGAAGCTGTTTGAAGAGTACGCCACAGGCCCCGCGGTCATCACCGTGGTGCTGCTAGAGGTCATCGCCGTTTCCTGGTTCTACG GCACCAGCCGCTTCTGTAACGACGTCCAGCTCATGCTCGGCTTCTACCCGGGGTGTTTCTGGCGGGTCTGCTGGGTGGCCATCTGCCCCTGCTTCCTTCTG ttcatcatcatcagcttcCTGGCGTTTCCTCCAGAGGTCAAGTTGTTCCACTACAAATACCCACCGTGGACTACTGTGCTGGGCTACTGTATCGGAGTGTCCTCCTTCATCTGCGTGCCGTCTTATATGGTCTACCACTTGCTGAACGCAAAGGGCACCTTCAAACAG